One window of Botrimarina mediterranea genomic DNA carries:
- a CDS encoding glycoside hydrolase family 2 TIM barrel-domain containing protein, protein MSKLAAILLVLCVGSNARAEKPVWENEQVYHRNRLPARATFWPFASVEAARVGDREVSPLVKSLCGDWRFDWAPTPADAPADSWLNGFPSSSWARLPVPSSWQMHGYGTPIYKSSGYPFRIAPPRVTCEPPSTWTTFKDRNPVGSYWREFETPREWRGKRVFLHFAGVEGAFETWVNGDFVGYSEGSRSPAEFEVTSRLQTGANTIAVRVYRYSDGSYLEDQDMWRLSGIHREVLLVATPAARIADFTVRTDLDSHYRDAQLAIDIKLDADNPLDGWTIRADLFDTEGDAVLAESLQHKAEPILNLTSDAAVLVERTPQRGAGPFGWLHATVKAPRLWTAETPNLYRLVLSLVDDHGSVVQTTGCDVGFRKIESRDGRFLVNGKPIKLRGVNRHEHDPVTGHTLSLESMRRDIELMKRANINAVRTAHYPNDPRWYGLCDRLGMYVLNEADLETHGLRGKLANEPSWAPAFMDRVVRLVERDKNHPSVIGWSLGNESGWAPNFAACAAWTKATDPTRFVHYEGAQGEPDPAAVDVISRFYPRVRNAYLHPDLPQDPAAVERPENARWERLLDIADRRNDSRPILTSEYAHAMGNAVGNLPEYWQEIWSNDRLLGGFLWDWSDQGLLTRTVERKPYIGYGGAFDDEPNHGAFCLNGVVMADRSLTAKYEEVRRVYQPIAIEMVGAHRNEEGVRVALRVTNRRDHVGLDGLIPHWRLDVEGKSIAEGDLPPLSTPQRTTQPLVLTVPFDNTPGERWLRVSFRQPNATAWSPAHWEIAAAQFALPATEVRQVLGKTAEPLEVEETADSVRLKGPRFTARFDRHTATLVSLQYDGAEVLARPFTLQAYRAPTDNDRGFGSWLAKEWTDAGLDRLTVEPVSVAVQSRDVSQTTIATIVEAKTHGGAIRLVTTWRINGAGEIAAECRFQPTGRLPPLPRLGVVTSLVAGLDQLDWFGRGPWESYPDRQAACDIGRYQGVVCEQATPYPRPQETGSHEETRWAAVTDKDGKGLVVAATGDPFAFSALPYTAADLATAKRWVDLKPRAESVLSIDAAQCGLGNSSCGPGVLKRYAVLPVEHTLRFAIAPLSADEDPAVVARRERAAFNSQDQAP, encoded by the coding sequence ATGAGTAAGCTCGCCGCCATCCTTCTGGTACTGTGCGTCGGATCGAACGCCCGCGCTGAGAAGCCCGTCTGGGAGAACGAGCAGGTCTACCACCGCAACCGCCTCCCCGCACGAGCAACGTTCTGGCCGTTCGCGTCGGTAGAAGCGGCCCGTGTCGGCGATCGCGAAGTGTCGCCGCTAGTTAAGTCGCTCTGCGGCGATTGGCGGTTCGACTGGGCGCCAACGCCCGCCGATGCGCCCGCCGACTCTTGGCTGAATGGCTTTCCCTCTTCCTCTTGGGCGAGGCTGCCTGTGCCATCGAGCTGGCAGATGCACGGGTACGGAACGCCGATCTACAAGAGCTCGGGTTACCCGTTCCGCATCGCCCCGCCGCGCGTGACCTGCGAGCCGCCGTCAACTTGGACGACGTTCAAGGATCGCAATCCCGTCGGCAGCTATTGGCGCGAGTTCGAGACGCCACGCGAATGGCGAGGCAAACGCGTCTTCTTGCACTTCGCCGGCGTCGAAGGCGCTTTCGAGACGTGGGTCAATGGCGACTTCGTCGGCTACAGCGAAGGAAGCCGCTCGCCGGCGGAGTTCGAGGTCACGAGTCGGCTGCAGACCGGGGCCAACACCATCGCCGTGCGGGTCTATCGCTACAGCGACGGCAGCTATCTCGAAGACCAGGACATGTGGCGCCTCTCGGGCATCCACCGTGAGGTGCTGCTCGTCGCCACGCCCGCGGCACGGATCGCCGATTTCACCGTGCGTACCGACCTCGACTCCCATTACCGCGACGCCCAGCTCGCCATCGACATCAAGCTCGACGCCGATAATCCGCTCGATGGTTGGACCATTCGCGCCGACTTATTCGACACCGAAGGCGATGCGGTGCTAGCCGAATCTCTCCAGCACAAAGCCGAGCCCATCCTCAATCTCACAAGCGACGCCGCGGTCCTCGTCGAACGCACCCCACAACGCGGCGCCGGTCCGTTCGGCTGGCTGCATGCGACCGTTAAAGCGCCGCGACTCTGGACCGCCGAGACGCCCAACCTCTACCGGCTCGTCCTTTCGCTGGTGGATGACCACGGAAGCGTCGTGCAGACGACGGGATGCGATGTAGGCTTCCGTAAGATCGAGAGTCGAGACGGAAGGTTTCTCGTCAACGGTAAACCTATCAAGCTCCGCGGCGTCAACCGGCATGAGCACGACCCCGTCACCGGGCACACGCTGTCGCTTGAATCGATGCGTCGCGACATCGAGCTGATGAAACGCGCCAACATCAACGCCGTCCGCACCGCTCATTACCCCAACGACCCGCGGTGGTACGGGCTGTGCGACCGTCTCGGCATGTATGTCCTCAACGAAGCCGACCTCGAGACGCACGGTCTCCGCGGCAAGCTAGCGAATGAACCTAGTTGGGCGCCGGCGTTCATGGATCGCGTCGTCCGACTCGTCGAGCGGGACAAGAACCACCCCTCAGTGATCGGCTGGTCTCTCGGCAACGAGTCGGGCTGGGCGCCCAACTTCGCCGCCTGCGCAGCCTGGACAAAGGCGACCGATCCAACGCGGTTCGTACACTACGAAGGCGCCCAAGGTGAGCCCGACCCCGCGGCGGTCGATGTCATCAGCCGCTTCTACCCGCGGGTCCGCAACGCCTATCTGCACCCCGACCTGCCGCAAGACCCGGCAGCGGTGGAGCGGCCCGAGAACGCCCGCTGGGAGCGGCTGCTCGACATCGCCGATCGTCGCAACGACAGCCGGCCGATTCTGACCAGCGAGTACGCCCATGCGATGGGGAACGCCGTCGGCAACTTACCCGAGTACTGGCAAGAGATCTGGTCGAATGATCGCCTCCTCGGCGGATTCCTATGGGACTGGTCCGATCAGGGCCTGCTCACGAGGACGGTCGAGCGCAAGCCCTACATCGGCTACGGCGGCGCGTTCGACGACGAGCCCAACCACGGCGCCTTCTGCCTCAACGGCGTTGTCATGGCGGACCGATCGCTCACCGCCAAGTACGAAGAGGTACGGCGGGTTTACCAGCCGATCGCAATCGAGATGGTCGGCGCGCACCGCAATGAGGAAGGCGTCCGCGTCGCCCTGCGGGTTACTAATCGACGGGATCACGTCGGCCTCGACGGGCTCATCCCCCACTGGCGCCTCGATGTCGAAGGGAAGAGTATTGCCGAAGGCGATCTGCCGCCGCTCAGCACGCCTCAACGGACAACGCAGCCGCTTGTCCTCACCGTCCCCTTCGACAACACGCCGGGCGAACGCTGGTTACGTGTCTCGTTTCGTCAACCAAATGCCACCGCTTGGTCGCCGGCCCACTGGGAGATCGCCGCTGCACAATTCGCCTTACCCGCTACCGAAGTCCGGCAGGTATTGGGTAAAACCGCAGAGCCGCTTGAAGTGGAAGAGACGGCGGATAGCGTGCGGCTCAAGGGGCCGCGATTCACCGCTCGTTTCGATCGGCATACAGCGACGCTCGTTTCGTTGCAGTACGACGGCGCCGAAGTCCTCGCCCGACCCTTCACGCTGCAAGCCTACCGCGCCCCGACCGATAACGATCGCGGCTTCGGCTCATGGCTGGCGAAGGAATGGACCGATGCGGGTCTCGACCGACTCACTGTCGAGCCCGTCAGCGTCGCTGTTCAATCTCGGGACGTGTCGCAGACAACGATCGCAACCATTGTCGAAGCCAAGACGCACGGCGGCGCCATCCGTCTTGTAACAACATGGCGTATTAACGGCGCTGGCGAGATTGCCGCTGAATGCCGCTTCCAACCCACCGGTCGGTTGCCGCCCCTGCCGCGATTGGGCGTCGTGACTTCATTAGTCGCCGGCTTGGATCAACTCGATTGGTTCGGTCGCGGCCCGTGGGAGAGTTATCCCGATCGCCAAGCGGCGTGCGACATCGGCCGCTATCAAGGCGTTGTCTGCGAACAAGCGACGCCGTACCCGCGCCCGCAGGAGACTGGCTCTCATGAAGAGACGCGCTGGGCGGCAGTGACTGATAAGGACGGCAAGGGTCTCGTTGTCGCAGCGACGGGCGACCCCTTCGCGTTCTCGGCGCTCCCTTATACCGCCGCTGACCTCGCCACGGCGAAGCGCTGGGTCGATCTCAAGCCGCGCGCCGAGTCCGTCCTGTCGATCGACGCCGCTCAGTGCGGCCTGGGCAACAGCAGTTGCGGGCCGGGAGTGCTGAAGCGATACGCGGTGTTGCCCGTTGAGCACACGCTGCGATTCGCGATTGCGCCGCTCAGCGCTGACGAAGACCCCGCTGTGGTTGCTCGCCGTGAGCGCGCGGCTTTCAACTCGCAGGATCAGGCGCCTTGA
- a CDS encoding sugar phosphate isomerase/epimerase family protein produces the protein MLRRDFLKTTAAAAVASVTQPTFAATEPPRYRVAVCDWMILKRQKLGAFGLADEIGADGVEVDMGGLGQRETFDSALADAATREKFLEESASRGVAISSIAMSGFYAQSFAERPTVPRMVGDCLETMKAMGVRVAFLPLGVQSDLVKHPELRPAVVERLKRCGERAADAGFILGVETAYDASREAELIDEVDSPGVRSYFNFANALQNGRDLVTELQTLGAGRICQIHATDEDGVWLESNTRLDMAAVKAALDAMGWSGWLVVERSRDASDARNVRRNFGANVAYLKRVFQGA, from the coding sequence ATGCTTCGACGCGACTTCCTGAAGACAACGGCAGCCGCCGCGGTCGCTAGCGTGACGCAGCCGACCTTCGCCGCAACCGAGCCGCCGCGCTACCGCGTGGCCGTGTGCGACTGGATGATCCTCAAGCGGCAGAAGCTCGGCGCGTTTGGTCTCGCCGACGAGATCGGCGCCGACGGCGTCGAGGTGGATATGGGCGGACTCGGCCAGCGTGAGACCTTCGACAGCGCCCTTGCCGACGCTGCGACGCGCGAGAAATTCCTTGAAGAGTCCGCTAGTCGTGGCGTGGCGATCTCTTCGATCGCGATGTCGGGCTTCTACGCGCAGTCGTTCGCTGAGCGGCCCACTGTGCCGCGAATGGTGGGCGACTGCCTGGAGACGATGAAGGCGATGGGCGTGCGGGTCGCGTTCTTGCCGCTGGGTGTGCAGTCGGACCTCGTGAAGCATCCGGAATTGCGGCCCGCGGTCGTCGAGCGGCTCAAGCGCTGTGGCGAGCGAGCGGCCGACGCGGGGTTCATCCTCGGCGTCGAGACCGCTTACGACGCGTCCCGTGAGGCCGAGTTGATCGACGAGGTCGATTCGCCCGGCGTGCGGAGCTACTTCAACTTCGCCAACGCGTTGCAGAACGGCCGCGATCTGGTCACCGAATTGCAGACGCTCGGCGCCGGACGCATCTGCCAGATCCACGCCACCGACGAGGACGGCGTTTGGCTGGAAAGCAATACGCGTCTCGACATGGCCGCCGTCAAAGCGGCGCTCGACGCGATGGGTTGGTCGGGCTGGCTGGTGGTCGAGCGATCGCGTGACGCCAGTGACGCTCGCAACGTGCGGCGTAACTTCGGAGCGAACGTCGCGTACTTGAAGCGGGTGTTTCAAGGCGCCTGA